In Hyla sarda isolate aHylSar1 chromosome 9, aHylSar1.hap1, whole genome shotgun sequence, the following proteins share a genomic window:
- the PRX gene encoding periaxin, protein METNVKITEEKLRASEIVEVIVETEAQAGMSGLSISGGGKDGLFVSDILKDSPAAKNLSLLQGDQILSARVYFENIKYEDALKILQYAEQYKVSYCLKRTVPSSDVTVSPSSGSVEVKGPKAKMPKMTVKSLTTVKKKKKKVPDQVSEASIEAVKGSELSAASLDIPPVDVEFSFPKFSKILKSKGGTEATTGTKMKEITTKETTTEQKRVKMKFPRLRVKDVAGAAGGFSVGISEAKDVSGKAQDEVKEKSAAQVDITIPKIKKPKVDVTVAKPDIKIATPKVGIAVPQVGIDAKEEKAFTTPQVELDIPLAIKKSETETIKATGLGSSIKIPDVEIKMGESPEAPKISIPSMSKVGICTPQLEKEHDLKVQVDGSPKTEIKLPSVEIAAPKLDVDLSLPKVEGSVEVETPDSTSGGLQIKLPKFSMFTKTTESAMKVTPPQVKKDIKGKVSEDKVKGPSVKAPHIEMSLPKGKIEGDSPDSQKRSSLKFPSIDISAPKVDLNLSMESEDLSVEHIQVPDVSFKMPKISTPKAGMKVKDAYAGTPAKTDVKTEKFEAESIIGIPDVSLKMPKIGIPKLGLKNDVQELEVEAGKSEDEEHKFKGPKLKLPSFGGLLVKEKSEVDGSDSTEGEGKLKFPSIKMPSVDISLPKVQDSEPSKLEGPIPTAKIDKKALELEGTDLKFKMPKVSLPKLDVTTKLGKPDMSPPKIKGDKLKEDKIVALDVDVSVPKTKTFDLSLTSLKHDLGISVEKPKAAMKLPRVELDSIAFDGQTGDSKVGIPSIKMPVLEIDAPSLDVNLSLPKVKTEQLEASVEDKDIKLQMPKLNLPKLSDVAKDMAIELDVPKVTGDICSPHFTTEIKTGVHTEDTGVKMSLPKVEIGLGKSTELSVGEIKEKAEVKLPKIKPEKPVIEDEEAKIKFPSVKLPSLEIASPQIPDVDIAAGISTVEADVSSREDLAAVVSGDSKWKAPKFSFRKLGISGSKAKKGEGEVKTTDGEGDAEIAVKGPKMRMPKFGIVFPKSKQDVEGEEDTKARKKKVDASAGQVDLSSDGKAKHPSVKLPSVDISAPKLEVDIALPKGDASPVMDKSPEINIDVPDVKLNLPKFSMPKFGKSKASDEDADIEKAKVRGKLPPSKAAKAVEVSAELDVKSTETKGRGRELKMKMPAIKMPSFGISRKDTDVSETKLEVSSPEHKSKKGKTVAQEAKVSLEADVGNGATSFMKMPSFKMSSPKVKAPEVDLAIKGSKEDLHMPDVHVKLPEVELPSFGLKSDRTAEVSLSKAEAKKSVGPKDSDLHLSDTIKIPFLEISAPSAAPDLQISVPCVKPDICTSIPKVEVDVSDVDIKRYEGDLKIPKLPSIGIPVTDVELDIGLPKVGLRHEAHISMEKSSAKIKMPKVELPNLEELEAKVDIGGIKAKDVESEGKIKGSKIKMPHLDISLPKVKSDEEDIPFIEGESKVQGLRADVSTTEGTFSLPSVELPKMSTPKIRAPELELDISLNKDDLRVSDLSRSLKTESSGSESEQHELKLKMPKIKMPKFGGSMAGVEEGTVKADVKASKTEDSSESGIMGFKIKMPKLQVGSLKGKGGKDRELESDHKVALKGDVKVSDHEDSDNGRTFKIKMPSIGISKGTTEASTEPLHPSEESAELKFKMPKVTIPDVGFSGGEGKTVEASLESSHTDAVSKVKSITSSNLEELELDVGLKMPKIKMPTIGLTGRKGDDDMEIYLEEESEGKKPLFKMPDVELSTPKIKAHGEYEVDGAKLDHRLSKDLEGADAAKKSSKLKAEYKQDTDEEDAEMKYKVKLPKFAVSLPKVAPGDVELSPPKLKSETKESEITVKGVRSEHESAQHEGRRMKKNIFSLSKTKDKSAGLISDADSSLEYEGPDVKIKLPKIKMKPSFGRSKGKGKGSEVNGEEETDADSSDVTAKSSKIKFPRLGFSSSKGISGEVNINGTSGHVNGETEVSTQNGSQDGVVKVGKLKFPKVEFSSPYKGKEIDSEMNLRLVKTEDPESKDEGTESSLSSKFKSPKIAFSGFKKKDKGEDHIITSSARTEMATMEGDSKSGMGRLSLGFLSNRSKGEYTVDNSGIQKDNEGDTSKDKSTKYKIPKLSLNSKIGSEGESSKEIKKEGSQESFNISLPQVSFTTYQEDEITKEEETSLGFIKVTTTKQIKTETVTEKTLAI, encoded by the exons ATGGAGACTAATGTGAAGATCACAGAG GAGAAGCTAAGAGCTTCAGAGATTGTGGAGGTGATTGTAGAAACTGAGGCACAGGCGGGAATGTCCGGCCTAAGCATCTCGGGAGGAGGCAAAGATGGACTCTTTGTTTCAGATATCCTCAAGGACTCCCCTGCTGCTAAAAACTTGTCTTTGCTTCAAG GGGACCAGATTCTAAGTGCCAGAGTTTACTTTGAAAACATTAAATATGAAGATGCCTTGAAGATCCTCCAGTATGCAGAGCAATATAAAGTCTCCTACTGCCTCAAAAGGACAGTGCCGTCTAGTGATGTTACCGTGTCTCCAAGCTCCGGGAGTGTGGAAGTAAAGGGCCCAAAAGCTAAGATGCCAAAAATG ACTGTTAAAAGCCTGACAaccgtgaagaagaaaaaaaagaaggttccAGATCAAGTTTCGGAAGCTTCCATTGAAGCTGTGAAAGGTTCCGAATTATCTGCTGCCAGTTTGGACATTCCCCCAGTAGATGTTGAATTTTCCTTCCCAAAGTTTTCCAAAATCCTTAAAAGCAAGGGAGGAACAGAAGCCACTACTGGGACTAAAATGAAAGAGATTACTACCAAAGAAACCACCACAGAACAGAAAAGAGTAAAGATGAAGTTCCCAAGACTTAGGGTCAAAGACGTAGCAGGGGCTGCTGGGGGATTTTCTGTGGGCATTTCTGAGGCTAAAGATGTTTCGGGGAAAGCTCAAGATGAGGTTAAAGAGAAATCAGCGGCTCAAGTTGATATCACCATCCCCAAAATAAAGAAGCCAAAAGTTGATGTTACAGTGGCCAAGCCAGACATTAAAATTGCGACACCAAAGGTTGGGATTGCAGTACCGCAGGTTGGAATTGACGCCAAAGAAGAGAAGGCTTTTACGACTCCTCAGGTGGAACTTGATATACCActagcaataaaaaaaagtgagacAGAAACTATTAAAGCAACTGGCCTAGGTTCCTCAATTAAGATTCCAGATGTTGAAATTAAGATGGGGGAATCACCAGAAGCGCCTAAAATAAGCATTCCATCTATGTCAAAAGTAGGAATCTGTACACCACAGCTAGAAAAAGAACATGACCTTAAAGTTCAAGTTGATGGAAGTCCGAAGACTGAAATCAAATTACCTTCAGTAGAAATAGCAGCACCTAAATTGGATGTTGACTTAAGTTTACCAAAAGTTGAAGGTTCTGTAGAAGTGGAAACACCAGATTCTACAAGTGGAGGCCTACAGATCAAACTTCCGAAATTCAGCATGTTCACCAAAACTACAGAATCTGCTATGAAAGTAACTCCTCCACAAGTCAAAAAAGATATTAAGGGGAAAGTTTCTGAGGATAAGGTAAAAGGGCCTTCTGTAAAAGCCCCACATATCGAAATGTCTCTTCCTAAAGGGAAAATTGAAGGAGATAGTCCTGATAGTCAAAAGAGAAGCTCCCTAAAGTTTCCATCTATAGATATCTCTGCTCCCAAAGTGGACTTGAATCTATCTATGGAGTCAGAAGATCTTTCTGTCGAACATATTCAGGTTCCAGATGTGAGTTTTAAGATGCCTAAAATAAGTACTCCCAAGGCAGGCATGAAAGTAAAAGATGCCTATGCTGGTACTCCAGCAAAAACAGATGTGAAAACTGAGAAATTTGAAGCAGAAAGTATTATAGGAATTCCGGATGTTTCACTTAAAATGCCTAAAATCGGTATTCCTAAATTGGGCTTAAAGAATGATGTGCAGGAGTTAGAGGTGGAGGCTGGAAAAAGTGAAGATGAAGAACATAAATTTAAAGGTCCTAAACTGAAACTACCAAGTTTTGGAGGATTGCTGGTTAAAGAGAAGTCTGAGGTAGACGGATCAGATTCTACAGAAGGAGAGGGGAAATTAAAATTTCCTTCAATTAAGATGCCTTCGGTTGACATTTCTTTACCAAAAGTACAAGACAGTGAGCCAAGTAAACTGGAGGGCCCCATTCCCACAGCTAAGATAGATAAAAAAGCATTGGAATTAGAGGGTACAGACTTGAAGTTCAAAATGCCCAAAGTCTCCTTACCCAAGCTTGATGTGACAACTAAACTGGGAAAACCTGACATGTCTCCTCCAAAAATAAAAGGTGACAAACTGAAAGAAGATAAAATAGTTGCTCTTGATGTGGATGTTTCTGTTCCCAAGACAAAAACTTTTGATCTTAGTTTAACCTCACTAAAACACGATTTAGGTATTTCAGTGGAAAAGCCTAAAGCTGCAATGAAGCTTCCGAGAGTAGAGTTGGATTCAATAGCCTTTGATGGCCAGACTGGAGATTCCAAAGTAGgtattccttctattaaaatgcCAGTTCTTGAGATAGATGCTCCAAGCCTTGATGTCAACTTAAGCTTACCAAAGGTGAAAACTGAACAACTCGAGGCATCTGTCGAAGACAAAGACATTAAATTGCAGATGCCAAAGTTAAATCTGCCTAAGCTGAGTGACGTAGCAAAAGATATGGCCATTGAACTTGATGTACCAAAGGTAACAGGCGACATTTGTTCACCACACTTTACTACAGAAATAAAGACTGGGGTGCATACAGAAGATACAGGTGTAAAGATGAGCTTGCCAAAAGTTGAGATTGGACTCGGAAAATCCACAGAGCTCAGTGTTGgtgaaataaaagaaaaggctGAAGTGAAACTTCCTAAAATAAAACCAGAAAAGCCAGTTATAGAGGATGAAGAGGCAAAAATAAAGTTTCCATCAGTAAAACTTCCATCTCTTGAGATAGCTTCACCCCAAATCCCTGATGTAGACATTGCTGCAGGCATTTCCACAGTTGAAGCTGATGTATCTAGTAGAGAAGATTTAGCAGCTGTCGTTTCTGGTGATTCCAAATGGAAAGCACCAAAGTTTTCTTTTCGTAAACTTGGTATTTCTGGATCCAAAGCGAAGAAAGGTGAAGGAGAAGTAAAAACAACAGATGGAGAAGGAGACGCTGAAATTGCAGTTAAAGGACCAAAAATGAGAATGCCAAAGTTTGGAATTGTTTTTCCCAAATCAAAGCAGGATGTTGAAGGGGAAGAAGATACAAAAGCTAGAAAAAAGAAGGTGGATGCTTCTGCTGGTCAGGTAGATTTATCTTCTGATGGAAAAGCAAAACATCCATCAGTTAAACTTCCATCAGTTGATATCTCAGCTCCAAAGTTAGAGGTTGATATTGCACTTCCCAAAGGAGATGCTTCTCCAGTTATGGACAAATCACCTGAGATTAATATTGACGTTCCAGATGTAAAGTTAAACCTTCCTAAATTTTCCATGCCAAAATTTGGAAAAAGCAAAGCCAGTGATGAAGATGCAGACATAGAGAAAGCTAAAGTTCGAGGTAAACTTCCCCCATCTAAAGCAGCTAAAGCTGTTGAGGTTTCTGCTGAACTTGATGTAAAGAGCACTGAAACCAAGGGGAGAGGCAGAGAGCTAAAAATGAAAATGCCTGCTATCAAGATGCCTTCATTTGGAATATCAAGGAAAGATACAGATGTTTCTGAGACAAAACTTGAAGTAAGTTCACCAGAACATAAATCTAAGAAAGGTAAGACTGTAGCACAGGAAGCAAAAGTATCTCTAGAGGCTGACGTTGGCAATGGAGCAACCTCTTTTATGAAAATGCCCTCATTTAAAATGTCATCTCCAAAAGTCAAGGCACCAGAAGTGGATCTGGCTATAAAAGGTTCAAAAGAGGATCTTCATATGCCTGATGTCCATGTTAAACTCCCTGAGGTTGAGTTACCATCTTTTGGACTAAAGAGTGATCGAACAGCTGAAGTGTCGCTTTCAAAAGCAGAAGCCAAAAAATCAGTGGGACCAAAAGATTCTGACCTTCACCTTAGTGATACAATAAAAATCCCTTTTCTTGAAATATCTGCACCTTCAGCTGCACCTGATTTACAGATTTCAGTCCCATGTGTTAAACCAGACATCTGTACATCCATCCCAAAGGTAGAGGTAGATGTTTCTGATGTAGACATTAAAAGATATGAAGGAGACTTGAAAATACCAAAGCTTCCATCCATTGGCATTCCAGTTACAGATGTCGAACTAGATATCGGTTTGCCTAAAGTAGGTTTAAGGCATGAGGCTCATATTAGCATGGAAAAATCATCTGCCAAAATAAAGATGCCAAAAGTTGAACTGCCTAATCTTGAGGAATTGGAAGCCAAGGTAGACATTGGTGGCATTAAAGCTAAAGACGTTGAATCTGAAGGAAAAATTAAAGGGTCTAAGATAAAAATGCCACATTTAGATATTtcgcttccaaaagtaaaatcagatGAAGAAGATATACCATTTATTGAAGGTGAATCTAAAGTACAAGGTTTAAGGGCTGACGTAAGTACCACTGAAGGAACTTTCAGTTTGCCATCTGTAGAGCTCCCCAAAATGTCCACTCCCAAAATAAGAGCTCCAGAACTGGAACTAGATATTAGCCTGAACAAGGATGACTTGAGAGTGAGTGATTTGTCTAGGTCACTCAAGACAGAATCAAGTGGTTCTGAAAGTGAACAACATGAATTAAAGCTCAAGATGCCAAAAATAAAGATGCCTAAATTTGGTGGCTCCATGGCAGGAGTAGAGGAAGGAACTGTTAAAGCAGATGTTAAGGCTTCCAAAACAGAAGACAGTTCTGAATCAGGAATCATGGGCTTTAAAATAAAGATGCCCAAGCTCCAAGTAGGATCTCTCAAAGGGAAAGGAGGGAAGGACAGAGAGTTAGAAAGTGACCATAAAGTGGCGTTGAAAGGTGATGTGAAGGTCTCAGATCACGAAGATTCTGACAATGGCCGCACTTTCAAGATCAAAATGCCATCAATTGGGATATCAAAAGGGACTACAGAAGCTAGCACCGAACCTTTGCATCCTTCTGAAGAGAGTGCAGAGTTAAAGTTTAAAATGCCAAAAGTTACTATACCTGATGTTGGGTTTTCAGGAGGTGAAGGCAAAACAGTAGAGGCTTCCTTGGAAAGTAGTCATACTGATGCAGTAAGCAAGGTAAAAAGTATCACATCATCAAATCTGGAAGAGCTAGAATTAGATGTAGGGCTGAAAATGCCAAAAATTAAGATGCCAACAATTGGTCTAACAGGTCGAAAGGGAGATGATGACATGGAAATATATCTTGAGGAAGAATCTGAGGGAAAGAAGCCATTGTTCAAGATGCCAGATGTGGAACTGTCAACTCCAAAGATTAAAGCACATGGTGAATATGAAGTAGATGGAGCAAAACTGGATCACAGGCTATCAAAGGACTTAGAAGGAGCTGATGCTGCAAAGAAGAGCAGTAAACTCAAGGCCGAATACAAACAGGACACAGATGAAGAAGATGCTGAAATGAAATACAAAGTAAAACTGCCAAAATTTGCAGTCAGTTTACCAAAAGTTGCCCCTGGAGATGTAGAACTTTCTCCCCCCAAATTAAAGTCAGAGACAAAAGAAAGTGAGATCACTGTGAAAGGCGTACGTTCTGAACACGAGTCAGCTCAGCATGAAGGGAGGAGGATGAAGAAGAATATTTTTTCTTTGAGCAAAACCAAGGACAAGAGTGCAGGTCTCATATCTGATGCAGATTCCAGTCTAGAATATGAGGGTCCAGATGTAAAAATTAAGttaccaaaaataaaaatgaaaccttcTTTTGGTCGATCAAAGGGCAAAGGTAAAGGctctgaagtgaatggagaagaAGAAACTGATGCAGACtcaagtgatgtcacagctaagTCTTCAAAGATCAAGTTCCCCAGATTAGGGTTTTCCTCATCCAAGGGGATTTCTGGGGAAGTAAATATAAATGGAACCTCTGGCCATGTGAATGGAGAGACTGAGGTATCTACTCAGAATGGATCTCAAGATGGTGTTGTAAAAGTTGGAAAACTTAAGTTTCCTAAGGTTGAATTTTCATCACCATACAAGGGAAAAGAAATAGACTCTGAAATGAATCTAAGATTGGTCAAGACAGAAGATCCTGAATCCAAAGATGAAGGCACAGAGAGCTCTTTGTCCTCTAAATTTAAGTCTCCTAAAATCGCTTTCTCTGGTTTCAAGAAAAAGGATAAGGGTGAAGATCACATAATAACCTCATCTGCAAGAACCGAGATGGCAACAATGGAGGGTGACTCAAAGTCAGGGATGGGTCGGCTATCTCTCGGATTTCTCTCAAATAGATCGAAGGGGGAATACACAGTGGACAATAGTGGAATACAGAAAGACAATGAAGGGGACACTAGTAAAGACAAGTCAACAAAGTATAAGATTCCGAAGTTATCACTGAACTCAAAAATAGGATCAGAAGGGGAATCAAGTAAAGAGATAAAAAAAGAAGGCTCTCAAGAAAGTTTCAACATAAGTCTGCCGCAGGTGAGCTTTACTACATATCAAGAAGATGAAATCACAAAAGAGGAAGAAACAAGCCTGGGATTCATAAAAGTTACAACTACAAAACAAATCAAAACAGAGACTGTAACAGAGAAGACTCTGGCCATATAA
- the LOC130291931 gene encoding uncharacterized protein LOC130291931 has translation MDNQSAEEERKESHVSSKVSEPPAVKEKFSPLKQRSPPASRPHLSPEEIKDADRAQHYMQQVDSDPHYMQQVDSDPHYMQQVDSGPHYMQQVDTDPHYMQQVDTDPHYMQQVDSDPHYMQQVDSDPPLHAAGGLRPPLHAAGGHRPPLHAVGGHRPPLHAAGGLRPHYMQQVDTDPHYMQQVDTDPHYMQQVDTDPHYMQQVDTDPHYMQQGVDTDPHYMQQVDTDPHYMQQVDTDPHYMQQVNTDPHYMQQVDTDPHYMQQVDTDPHYMQQVDTDPHYMQQVDTDPHYMQQVVAKSVQPHCM, from the exons ATGGATAACCAGA gtgcagaggaagaaagaaaAGAGAGTCATGTGTCCAGTAAAGTATCTGAACCTCCA GCAGTAAAAGAGAAGTTCAGTCCCCTGAAGCAGCGGTCTCCCCCTGCCAGCCGCCCCCACCTGTCCCCGGAGGAAATCAAAGACGCAGATCGAGCG CAGCATTACATGCAGCAGGTGGACTCAGACCCCCATTACATGCAGCAGGTGGACTCAGACCCCCATTACATGCAGCAGGTGGACTCAGGCCCCCATTACATGCAGCAGGTGGACACAGACCCCCATTACATGCAGCAGGTGGACACAGACCCCCATTACATGCAGCAGGTGGACTCAGACCCCCATTACATGCAGCAGGTGGACTCAGACCCCCCATTACATGCAGCAGGTGGACTCAGACCCCCATTACATGCAGCAGGTGGACACAGACCCCCATTACATGCAGTAGGTGGACACAGACCCCCATTACATGCAGCAGGTGGACTCAGACCCCATTATATGCAGCAGGTGGACACAGACCCCCATTACATGCAGCAGGTGGACACAGACCCCCATTACATGCAGCAGGTGGACACAGACCCCCATTACATGCAGCAGGTGGACACAGACCCCCATTACATGCAGCAGGGGGTGGACACAGACCCCCATTACATGCAGCAGGTGGACACAGACCCCCATTACATGCAGCAGGTGGACACAGACCCCCATTACATGCAGCAGGTGAACACAGACCCCCATTACATGCAGCAGGTGGACACAGACCCCCATTACATGCAGCAGGTGGACACAGACCCCCATTACATGCAGCAGGTGGACACAGACCCCCATTACATGCAGCAGGTGGACACAGACCCCCATTACATGCAGCAGGTGGTGGCGAAGTCTGTACAACCCCACTGCATGTAA